The following coding sequences are from one Cardiobacteriaceae bacterium TAE3-ERU3 window:
- a CDS encoding bifunctional folylpolyglutamate synthase/dihydrofolate synthase: protein MGDQRTRNLAQWLRWQEESHPKSWDLGLERIGRVWQALGGRSIAEHVVIVAGTNGKGSCVRWCEALAVEHGISVATFTSPHLHDYRERIRFDGEYVDPDELVSAFEAIDTARGETTLTYFEWAALAAFYLMVQRKPQLAVLEVGLGGRLDAANLIDADAAIITRIGLDHQDWLGQDVETIACEKAGVMRARQTVALADQHPPQAIFDQAKALGAKLWTRRDVLSVRATDDGFALDVPGFSAKLPQPQQMPGVHQHGHLAACIAVLAQWFTLEPEKVAQVIRRTAHMGRLMWYKHPKHGADWLLDVAHNQDSAEVLRDFLAPLKQHYGKVWCVCGMLRDKAHQDVFAMLKDVVDQWVLCGLDGPRGYSAAQLGIAAGDAGIASAQVQTVSDSTAALQAVEYGAEQGDLVVVMGSFVTVAEVLERLNEYE from the coding sequence ATGGGTGATCAGCGCACACGCAATTTGGCGCAATGGTTGCGATGGCAGGAAGAGAGCCATCCGAAGTCGTGGGATCTTGGGCTAGAGCGCATTGGCCGCGTATGGCAGGCGCTTGGCGGCCGGAGCATCGCTGAGCACGTTGTGATCGTTGCCGGGACCAACGGCAAAGGCTCGTGTGTGCGCTGGTGTGAGGCATTGGCGGTTGAACACGGTATTTCCGTGGCGACGTTCACCTCACCCCATTTACACGACTATCGCGAGCGTATTCGCTTTGATGGTGAATACGTCGATCCTGATGAGCTGGTTAGTGCCTTTGAAGCGATTGATACGGCGCGCGGAGAAACCACGCTAACCTATTTTGAATGGGCCGCTTTGGCTGCTTTTTACCTGATGGTGCAACGCAAGCCTCAATTGGCAGTGCTTGAAGTCGGGCTCGGTGGGCGATTGGATGCCGCCAACTTGATTGATGCCGATGCCGCGATCATTACCCGTATCGGGCTGGATCATCAGGATTGGCTTGGGCAAGACGTAGAAACTATTGCGTGTGAAAAAGCAGGTGTGATGCGTGCCAGGCAGACGGTCGCTTTGGCAGATCAGCATCCTCCTCAGGCTATTTTTGATCAAGCCAAAGCACTGGGTGCGAAACTGTGGACGCGCCGCGATGTCTTGTCAGTGCGCGCTACAGATGATGGCTTTGCCTTGGATGTACCGGGTTTTAGCGCCAAGCTGCCACAGCCGCAGCAGATGCCGGGTGTTCATCAGCATGGTCATCTGGCTGCGTGTATTGCTGTGCTGGCACAGTGGTTTACGCTGGAGCCGGAAAAGGTGGCTCAGGTAATACGCCGGACAGCGCATATGGGGCGGTTGATGTGGTATAAGCATCCGAAACATGGCGCTGATTGGCTGCTCGATGTGGCGCATAATCAGGATAGCGCCGAAGTATTGCGCGACTTTCTTGCGCCATTAAAGCAGCATTACGGCAAGGTGTGGTGCGTGTGTGGTATGTTGCGTGATAAAGCGCACCAAGACGTGTTCGCAATGCTTAAAGATGTGGTTGATCAATGGGTTTTATGTGGCCTTGATGGGCCTCGCGGATATAGCGCGGCGCAGCTTGGTATTGCAGCTGGAGATGCAGGTATTGCATCAGCGCAAGTGCAGACAGTTTCAGACAGTACTGCTGCTTTGCAGGCTGTGGAATATGGTGCCGAACAAGGCGATTTGGTGGTAGTGATGGGATCATTTGTGACAGTTGCTGAAGTATTGGAGAGGTTGAACGAATATGAGTAA
- the trpA gene encoding tryptophan synthase subunit alpha: MNNEQRIEKRFSALRQAGRKALIPYISAGDPDPAQTVNVLHALVAGGADLLELGIPFSDPAADGETIQLANERALARGVTFADVLKMIADFRQKDDTTPLIVMGYLNSFERREFSRSVHDLASAGADAVILVDCPVEALPDYRNALNDAGITPILLAAPTTSQERLAAITREAQGFIYYVSLRGVTGKQQAAADAIADEVSQLKTQTDLPVCIGFGIRDGKTAKEMAAIADGAVVGSALVAKLHDSAERNDDLTTTARDFVAEIRQAMDA; encoded by the coding sequence GTGAATAACGAACAACGTATTGAAAAGCGCTTCTCAGCACTGAGACAGGCTGGGCGTAAGGCATTAATTCCCTATATCAGCGCTGGTGATCCTGATCCGGCACAGACGGTCAATGTGCTACACGCATTGGTCGCAGGTGGCGCAGATTTGCTCGAACTCGGCATTCCGTTTTCCGATCCTGCTGCTGATGGTGAGACGATTCAGCTCGCCAATGAGCGAGCGCTTGCGCGCGGTGTGACGTTTGCCGATGTGCTGAAAATGATTGCTGATTTCCGGCAAAAAGACGACACAACGCCTTTAATCGTCATGGGCTATTTGAATAGCTTTGAGCGCCGGGAATTTTCGCGTAGTGTGCATGATCTTGCCTCAGCTGGCGCAGATGCGGTGATTTTGGTTGATTGCCCGGTTGAGGCATTGCCGGATTATCGCAATGCGCTCAATGATGCCGGTATTACACCAATTTTGCTTGCAGCCCCGACCACTTCCCAAGAGCGCTTGGCCGCGATTACCCGTGAAGCACAAGGTTTTATATACTACGTCTCTCTGCGTGGCGTCACCGGTAAGCAGCAAGCAGCAGCTGATGCAATTGCCGATGAAGTTAGCCAGTTGAAAACCCAAACCGATTTGCCAGTGTGCATTGGCTTCGGCATTCGCGATGGCAAGACGGCCAAAGAAATGGCTGCCATTGCTGATGGTGCTGTAGTTGGCTCGGCATTGGTGGCAAAACTGCACGACAGCGCTGAGCGTAATGATGATTTGACGACCACCGCACGGGATTTTGTGGCAGAAATTCGCCAAGCGATGGACGCATAA